The following are encoded together in the Streptomyces sp. NBC_00341 genome:
- a CDS encoding SWF or SNF family helicase, with the protein MSDGYEPGAYEPDRYEPDGYESDGYDSDGYSGPYDDSDTYEGGGQDGTAPPPPSQERTFAALPPASGRAFAESWWGRAWLKALEDTALDGQQLKKGRRLAREGGVGVVSVRPGRITAVVQDRDTSAHRSDVLLQELSEEEWDRFLDMAVDRAGHIAALLDREMPPHLVEDASAAGVELLPAIGDLDPECTCEAWDHCPHTAALCYQVARLLDQDPFVLLLMRGRGERRLLDELQVRITARAAGHEPSGPVGAPAAGPANRGVRGVPAAEAHAAGGILPPLPPPPALPAEAGVSPSLDTETDPEPGVDPTALEMLATDSAARAHRMLADALAPGHGLQPVAAALTPEQDAVRLAATARPEPWIATRLATGSGRGPAGLRIAVHAWRYGGAAALSVLDEQWTPDAASLAHARTQLAAAWDGDEAPRLRAEHNRWTSVDGALQLRYGRDGRWYPYRKESGRWTPAGPADDDPAAALAGAGQSDAGQDEAGRGDAGPGGI; encoded by the coding sequence ATGAGCGACGGATACGAGCCCGGCGCATACGAGCCGGACAGATATGAACCGGACGGCTACGAATCCGACGGATACGACTCCGACGGATACTCGGGCCCCTACGACGACAGCGACACCTACGAGGGCGGCGGGCAGGACGGAACGGCTCCCCCGCCCCCTTCGCAGGAGCGCACCTTCGCCGCACTGCCGCCTGCGAGCGGGCGCGCTTTCGCGGAGTCCTGGTGGGGCCGGGCCTGGCTGAAGGCGCTGGAGGACACCGCGCTGGACGGCCAGCAGCTCAAGAAGGGACGCCGGCTCGCCCGTGAGGGCGGGGTCGGTGTGGTGTCGGTGCGGCCCGGCCGGATCACGGCTGTGGTGCAGGACCGGGATACGAGCGCCCACCGCAGTGACGTGCTGCTCCAGGAGCTGAGCGAGGAGGAGTGGGACAGGTTCCTGGACATGGCGGTCGACCGGGCCGGGCACATCGCGGCGTTGCTCGACCGCGAGATGCCACCGCATCTGGTCGAGGACGCGTCCGCGGCGGGCGTGGAACTGCTTCCGGCCATCGGTGACCTCGATCCGGAGTGCACCTGCGAGGCCTGGGACCACTGCCCGCACACCGCCGCACTCTGCTACCAGGTCGCGCGGCTGCTGGACCAGGACCCGTTCGTCCTGCTGCTGATGCGCGGACGGGGCGAGCGCCGGCTGCTCGACGAACTCCAGGTGCGGATCACCGCCCGCGCCGCGGGACACGAGCCGTCCGGGCCCGTCGGCGCACCGGCGGCCGGGCCCGCGAACCGGGGGGTGCGCGGGGTCCCGGCGGCGGAGGCGCACGCGGCGGGCGGCATCCTCCCGCCGCTGCCCCCTCCCCCGGCGCTTCCCGCCGAGGCCGGCGTGTCTCCCTCGCTGGACACGGAGACCGACCCGGAGCCCGGCGTGGACCCGACGGCGCTGGAGATGCTGGCGACGGACAGCGCCGCACGCGCTCACCGGATGCTGGCGGACGCGCTGGCACCCGGCCACGGGCTGCAGCCTGTTGCGGCCGCGCTGACCCCGGAACAGGACGCGGTACGGCTGGCCGCCACCGCGCGTCCCGAACCGTGGATCGCGACCCGGCTGGCGACCGGGTCGGGGCGCGGACCGGCCGGGCTGCGGATCGCGGTCCATGCCTGGCGGTACGGCGGCGCCGCGGCGCTCTCCGTCCTCGACGAGCAGTGGACACCGGACGCGGCGTCACTGGCCCACGCCAGGACGCAGCTCGCCGCCGCCTGGGACGGGGACGAGGCGCCGCGGCTGCGGGCAGAGCACAACCGCTGGACGTCGGTGGACGGCGCGCTCCAGCTCCGCTACGGACGGGACGGGCGCTGGTATCCGTACCGCAAGGAGAGCGGTCGGTGGACCCCGGCCGGTCCCGCCGACGACGATCCGGCGGCGGCCCTGGCCGGTGCGGGGCAGAGCGACGCGGGTCAGGACGAAGCGGGCCGGGGCGACGCGGGCCCGGGCGGGATCTGA
- a CDS encoding SNF2-related protein — translation MHSLPAATLSEISALIGCSVVFLPADPSRTGRVAFWCPDGSSPPDAPGTVEALTVTDADAEPYEVPARLLPVRDALPVLTRARVSEHASVSASFWGAVGLVALQFTARGLLLPGLSGTDQDAWRAGPLTADDQDRIRALAASMPPSAHAVPLDEAAEPLLLPEPEWLVRAFLDAVADGLPRTPAAALANGGPAFTADTPQRLPDHRAWAADVAAGHDAGVRLSLRVEVSGLDRTDEGHGGLLSGPSFRVVPQIHSVSDPTLVTDAAMIWTGNGPAAAALGPKARMDALLMLRRAARAWPPLTPLLSAAVPDAVEPADEEIGELLGPASRALAATGVQVHWPRELARKLTARAVIGPPEDEDDGTGPDGFRPAARTGSDTAPLLSADSLLAFDWRFALGDRSLSRAELDRLAEAGRPLVRLRDQWVLIDPEEARRARETQDRKVTPIDALGAVLTGSAEVGGRRVEVRATGWLETLRQRVADPESRGQDGEPALGQPAALTATLRDYQLRGLNWLHTMTSLGLGGCLADDMGLGKTITLIALHLHRQTIESAAGPTLVVCPTSLMGNWQREIEKFAPGTPVRRFHGGARSLEDLTDGEFVLTTYGTMRLDTPRLAATRWGMVVADEAQHVKNPYSATAKQLRTIGARARVALTGTPVENNLSELWAILDWTTPGLLGRLGTFRTRYARAVEDGSDPAAAERLGALVRPFLLRRRKSDPGIAPELPPKTETDRAVSLTAEQAGLYEAVVRETLAAISAADGIARRGLVVKLLTALKQICNHPAQYLKEEEPQIAGRSGKLELLDELLDTILAEGAAVLVFTQYVQMARLLEQHLAARGVRTQFLHGGTPVAAREAMVNRFQAGEAPVFLLSLKAAGTGLNLTRAGHVVHFDRWWNPAVEAQATDRAYRIGQTQPVQVHRLIAEGTIEDRIAGMLARKQGLADSVLGSGESALTELSDAELADLVELRGGAR, via the coding sequence GTGCACAGCCTCCCCGCAGCAACGCTCTCCGAGATCTCCGCACTCATCGGCTGTTCCGTGGTGTTCCTGCCCGCGGATCCCTCCCGGACCGGACGCGTCGCCTTCTGGTGCCCAGACGGTAGCAGTCCGCCCGATGCCCCGGGGACCGTCGAGGCCCTGACCGTGACCGATGCCGACGCCGAGCCGTACGAAGTACCGGCGCGACTGCTCCCCGTGCGGGACGCACTGCCGGTACTGACCCGCGCACGGGTCTCCGAGCACGCCTCGGTGTCGGCTTCCTTCTGGGGCGCGGTCGGGCTGGTGGCCCTTCAGTTCACCGCGCGTGGGCTGCTGTTGCCGGGGCTGAGCGGCACGGACCAGGACGCGTGGCGGGCCGGACCGCTCACCGCGGACGATCAGGACCGGATCCGCGCCCTGGCCGCCTCCATGCCGCCAAGTGCCCACGCGGTTCCGCTGGATGAGGCTGCCGAGCCACTACTGCTGCCCGAACCGGAGTGGCTGGTACGGGCGTTCCTCGACGCGGTGGCCGACGGCCTGCCGCGCACGCCCGCCGCGGCCCTGGCCAACGGTGGCCCGGCCTTCACCGCGGACACTCCGCAGCGGCTCCCGGACCACCGCGCCTGGGCCGCGGATGTCGCGGCCGGTCACGACGCGGGTGTCCGGCTCTCCCTTCGCGTGGAGGTTTCCGGGCTCGACCGGACCGACGAGGGGCACGGCGGCCTGCTGTCCGGCCCGTCCTTCCGGGTGGTCCCGCAGATCCACAGTGTCAGCGACCCCACGCTGGTCACCGATGCCGCCATGATCTGGACGGGCAACGGACCGGCCGCCGCCGCCCTCGGGCCGAAGGCCCGGATGGACGCCCTGCTGATGCTGCGCCGGGCCGCCCGCGCCTGGCCGCCCCTGACCCCGCTGCTGTCGGCCGCCGTGCCGGACGCCGTGGAACCGGCCGACGAGGAGATCGGGGAACTGCTCGGCCCCGCCTCACGGGCGCTCGCCGCGACGGGCGTGCAGGTGCACTGGCCCAGGGAGCTGGCCCGAAAGCTCACGGCGCGTGCCGTGATCGGCCCGCCCGAAGACGAGGACGACGGCACCGGACCGGACGGTTTCCGGCCAGCTGCCCGTACCGGCTCTGACACCGCGCCACTCCTGTCGGCGGACTCCCTGCTCGCGTTCGACTGGCGGTTCGCGCTCGGGGACCGGAGCCTCAGCCGCGCCGAGCTGGACCGGCTGGCCGAGGCGGGCCGGCCGCTGGTCCGGCTGCGCGACCAGTGGGTGCTGATCGATCCCGAGGAGGCGCGCCGCGCCCGGGAGACCCAGGACCGCAAGGTCACCCCCATCGACGCGCTCGGGGCAGTACTGACCGGCTCCGCCGAGGTCGGCGGCCGCCGGGTCGAGGTCCGGGCCACCGGCTGGCTGGAGACACTGCGACAGCGGGTCGCCGATCCGGAGTCCCGGGGACAGGACGGCGAGCCCGCGCTCGGTCAGCCCGCGGCGCTCACCGCGACCTTGCGCGACTACCAGCTCCGTGGCCTGAACTGGCTGCACACGATGACCTCGCTCGGGCTCGGCGGCTGCCTCGCGGATGACATGGGGCTCGGCAAGACCATCACTCTGATCGCGCTGCACCTGCACCGGCAGACCATCGAATCGGCCGCGGGCCCCACCCTGGTCGTCTGCCCGACCTCCCTGATGGGCAACTGGCAGCGGGAGATCGAGAAGTTCGCCCCTGGCACCCCGGTGCGCCGCTTCCACGGCGGCGCACGGAGCCTGGAGGACCTCACCGACGGCGAGTTCGTCCTCACCACGTACGGGACGATGCGGCTGGACACTCCTAGGCTCGCGGCCACCCGGTGGGGCATGGTCGTCGCCGACGAGGCGCAGCACGTGAAGAACCCGTACTCGGCGACGGCCAAGCAGCTGCGCACGATCGGCGCGCGGGCCCGGGTCGCCCTGACCGGCACTCCGGTGGAGAACAACCTCTCCGAACTGTGGGCGATCCTCGACTGGACGACCCCAGGTCTGCTCGGCCGGCTCGGCACGTTCCGTACCAGGTACGCGCGAGCGGTGGAGGACGGCAGCGACCCCGCGGCGGCCGAGCGGCTCGGCGCGCTGGTGCGTCCGTTCCTGCTGCGCCGGCGCAAGTCCGACCCGGGCATCGCACCGGAGCTGCCGCCGAAGACCGAGACGGACCGTGCGGTCTCCCTGACGGCCGAGCAGGCGGGCCTGTACGAGGCGGTGGTACGCGAGACGCTGGCGGCGATCTCCGCCGCCGACGGCATCGCCCGGCGGGGCCTAGTGGTGAAGCTGCTGACCGCGCTCAAACAGATCTGCAACCATCCCGCGCAGTACCTCAAGGAGGAGGAGCCGCAGATCGCCGGGCGTTCGGGAAAGCTGGAGCTGCTCGACGAGCTCCTGGACACCATCCTCGCGGAGGGTGCGGCCGTCCTGGTGTTCACCCAGTACGTGCAGATGGCCCGGCTCCTCGAACAGCACCTGGCGGCGCGCGGGGTCCGTACCCAGTTCCTGCACGGCGGCACTCCGGTCGCCGCGCGGGAAGCGATGGTCAACCGTTTCCAGGCGGGCGAGGCCCCGGTCTTCCTGCTGTCGCTCAAGGCGGCCGGGACGGGGCTCAACCTCACCCGGGCGGGCCACGTGGTGCACTTCGACCGCTGGTGGAACCCCGCGGTGGAGGCCCAGGCCACCGACCGTGCGTACCGCATCGGGCAGACCCAGCCGGTGCAGGTCCACCGGCTGATCGCCGAGGGCACCATCGAGGACCGGATCGCCGGGATGCTGGCCCGTAAGCAGGGGCTCGCGGACTCGGTCCTCGGTTCCGGCGAGAGCGCCCTGACCGAACTCAGCGACGCGGAACTGGCCGACCTGGTCGAGCTGCGAGGGGGCGCACGATGA
- a CDS encoding GAF domain-containing protein, protein MTDPWLALAADADPGERLGELRHAHEVFTAAGRLERPVRPVVGESWRRSARARVCPDGAALVDLDADDVGPYRESHPLARAMPVIRELMSAYATDGEHLLAVCDAHGRLLWVEGHPVTRRRAGRMNFVEGARWAESVAGTNAPGTAIAVDRPVQVFAAEHFLRPVQQWTCAAAPLHDPHTGRVLGAVDITGGNGLAHPHSLAFVQAVARAAESQLALLAPPPAAGTVRLSALGRSEALLTVAGRALRLSPRHSEILVALARRPEGIGGEELLIELYEDESVTPVTLRAELSRLRRLLGPDLLLSRPYRLASRVDADFDTVARRLASGAVASAMSAYAGPLLPGSQAPSVVRLRRRLDDSLRAALIARGDPGLLADWASSPWGEDDLPAWRALAAAAPAAQRPALLARARSLDAELR, encoded by the coding sequence TTGACGGACCCCTGGTTGGCCCTGGCAGCCGACGCGGACCCCGGTGAACGGCTCGGCGAACTGCGCCACGCGCACGAGGTGTTCACCGCGGCCGGCCGCCTGGAGCGACCGGTCCGCCCGGTGGTGGGCGAATCCTGGCGCCGCTCGGCGCGGGCCCGCGTCTGCCCGGACGGCGCCGCGCTGGTCGATCTGGACGCCGACGACGTCGGCCCGTACCGGGAGTCCCATCCGCTCGCCCGTGCCATGCCGGTGATCCGGGAGCTGATGAGCGCCTACGCGACGGACGGGGAGCACCTGCTGGCGGTGTGCGACGCGCACGGCAGGCTGCTGTGGGTCGAGGGTCACCCGGTGACCCGACGGCGGGCCGGTCGGATGAACTTCGTGGAGGGCGCCCGCTGGGCGGAGTCCGTCGCCGGCACCAACGCGCCGGGGACGGCCATCGCCGTGGACCGCCCGGTCCAGGTGTTCGCGGCCGAGCACTTCCTGCGTCCGGTGCAGCAGTGGACGTGCGCGGCCGCGCCACTGCACGACCCGCACACCGGACGGGTCCTGGGCGCGGTCGACATCACCGGCGGGAACGGTCTCGCGCATCCGCACAGCCTGGCGTTCGTGCAGGCGGTCGCCCGCGCCGCAGAATCCCAACTGGCCCTGCTCGCACCGCCCCCGGCCGCCGGCACCGTACGGCTCAGCGCGCTCGGCAGGAGCGAGGCGTTGCTGACCGTGGCCGGCCGGGCGCTCCGCCTCAGCCCGCGGCACAGCGAGATCCTGGTGGCGCTGGCCAGGCGCCCCGAAGGCATCGGCGGCGAGGAACTCCTCATCGAGCTCTACGAGGACGAGTCGGTCACCCCGGTGACACTGCGGGCCGAACTCTCCCGGTTGCGCCGCTTGCTCGGCCCCGACCTGCTGCTCTCCCGTCCCTACCGTCTCGCCTCCCGCGTCGACGCCGACTTCGACACGGTCGCACGTCGGCTGGCCTCGGGCGCGGTCGCCTCGGCCATGAGCGCCTACGCGGGTCCGCTGCTGCCGGGTTCGCAGGCCCCGTCGGTCGTGCGGCTACGACGCCGGCTCGACGATTCGCTGCGGGCCGCGCTGATCGCGCGCGGCGATCCGGGGCTGCTGGCGGACTGGGCGTCGAGTCCATGGGGCGAGGACGACCTCCCCGCGTGGCGGGCCCTGGCCGCGGCAGCGCCGGCGGCTCAGCGGCCGGCGCTGCTGGCTCGGGCCAGGTCACTGGACGCGGAACTGCGCTAG
- a CDS encoding peptidoglycan recognition family protein, which yields MHRRRILQGAAATAAATLLPASARATAAAAAGNTDYPSAHWVPASTSNYTVSTRPSAYPVQYVIIHVTQETFSDAVAIFKNPAKQVSAHYVVRSVDGYIDQCVREQNIAWHAGNWDYNTRSIGIEHEGYVDQPEYFTDAMYEKSALLTASVCDRYGIPKDRAHILGHVQVPGTDHTDPGPNWDWVRYIRLVNLLGTG from the coding sequence ATGCACCGGAGAAGGATCCTTCAGGGCGCGGCGGCCACGGCCGCGGCCACGCTGCTCCCCGCCTCCGCACGGGCCACCGCGGCGGCAGCGGCCGGCAACACGGACTATCCGTCGGCCCACTGGGTGCCCGCTTCGACGTCCAACTACACGGTCTCGACGCGCCCTTCGGCGTATCCCGTGCAGTACGTGATCATCCATGTCACCCAGGAGACGTTCTCGGACGCGGTCGCGATCTTCAAGAACCCGGCGAAGCAGGTGTCCGCGCACTATGTGGTCCGCTCGGTGGACGGCTACATCGACCAGTGCGTCAGGGAGCAGAACATCGCCTGGCACGCGGGCAACTGGGACTACAACACCCGCAGCATCGGCATCGAGCACGAGGGCTATGTGGACCAGCCCGAATACTTCACCGACGCCATGTACGAGAAGTCGGCGCTGCTGACCGCCTCGGTCTGCGACCGTTACGGCATCCCCAAGGACCGTGCGCACATTCTCGGCCATGTGCAGGTCCCGGGCACCGACCACACCGATCCGGGTCCGAACTGGGACTGGGTCCGGTACATCCGCCTCGTCAACCTCCTCGGAACGGGCTGA